In a single window of the Gemmatimonadota bacterium genome:
- a CDS encoding prepilin-type N-terminal cleavage/methylation domain-containing protein — protein MRSLTRAGVTLLELMLVLVVAAILAALVTTVVVASAKSAQRQSLALDEQRSLAAVAAWSRADLRDGEPGDVAVPAADRLVAHHPVGAGAPCRVSGAELYISRASWRATRDPEPGRDELWLLTSATTPAWDEPPFVAVGTSTCPDGSAALHLTLGVAVAPVLLVRAVEPVQLRLYRSGSRWWVGMAPADGSSPVQPIAGPFDPAGSRFAMDSGGVHIFVQPAARRAAEFFAPLPPP, from the coding sequence ATGCGGTCGCTGACGCGCGCGGGGGTCACGCTGCTCGAGCTGATGCTGGTGCTCGTGGTCGCGGCGATCCTCGCGGCGCTGGTGACCACGGTGGTGGTCGCATCGGCGAAATCAGCGCAGCGTCAGTCGCTCGCCCTCGACGAGCAACGGAGTCTCGCCGCGGTCGCCGCCTGGTCGCGCGCCGACCTGCGCGACGGCGAGCCGGGTGATGTCGCGGTCCCGGCCGCTGATCGCCTGGTCGCGCACCATCCGGTCGGGGCAGGGGCGCCCTGTCGGGTGAGCGGCGCGGAGCTCTATATCAGTCGCGCCAGCTGGCGCGCGACTCGTGACCCGGAGCCAGGCCGCGACGAACTCTGGCTCCTCACCAGCGCGACCACCCCCGCGTGGGATGAGCCGCCCTTCGTTGCTGTCGGCACCTCGACCTGCCCCGACGGTAGCGCGGCTTTGCACCTCACTCTGGGCGTCGCCGTCGCACCGGTCCTCCTGGTCCGGGCCGTCGAGCCGGTCCAATTGCGACTCTACCGCTCGGGTTCTCGCTGGTGGGTCGGGATGGCCCCGGCCGACGGTTCCTCACCGGTGCAGCCGATCGCCGGGCCGTTCGATCCGGCGGGGTCGCGCTTCGCGATGGACAGCGGCGGAGTGCACATCTTCGTGCAGCCCGCCGCGCGCCGTGCCGCCGAGTTCTTCGCGCCCCTGCCGCCGCCGTGA
- the pilM gene encoding type IV pilus assembly protein PilM — protein MALFPRARSTVGLDIGSGFIKVAVVNHSSGHPVLERVAIQAVADDAIVEGEVMDPTLVAHAVRDLLARLQIKTRDVVVAVGGRDVIIKKITMDRMKEAEAREVIRWEADQHVPFDPENVELDFQILDPDADGLQMQVLLVAAKRELVESKLALLAEIGLDASVIDVEAFALHNAFEVNYPEAMRGVVALANIGHETTTVNLLEDGVPVLTRDLAVGVRRLREDLQRERGLAADAADRVVRGSDLDPALAPHVAARGEEMALGIERAAAFLQTSNRPVGALARLYLTGGGSRVPGLAGVLADRLRVPVTQAHPLERLDASPDAFGELKVDEIAPLLMLPVGLALRSAA, from the coding sequence ATGGCGCTCTTCCCCCGCGCGCGATCGACGGTCGGTCTCGACATCGGCAGCGGATTCATCAAGGTTGCGGTGGTGAACCACAGTTCGGGGCATCCTGTCCTCGAGCGGGTCGCCATCCAGGCCGTAGCCGACGACGCCATCGTCGAAGGCGAAGTGATGGATCCCACCCTGGTGGCCCACGCCGTCCGTGATCTGCTCGCTCGCCTCCAGATCAAGACTCGCGATGTGGTCGTGGCCGTCGGTGGCCGTGACGTGATCATCAAGAAGATCACGATGGATCGGATGAAAGAAGCGGAGGCCCGCGAGGTCATCCGCTGGGAAGCCGATCAGCACGTCCCCTTCGATCCCGAAAACGTCGAACTCGACTTCCAGATTCTCGATCCCGACGCCGATGGCCTGCAGATGCAGGTCCTCCTGGTCGCCGCGAAGCGGGAACTGGTCGAGTCCAAGCTGGCGCTCCTGGCCGAAATCGGCCTCGATGCCAGCGTGATCGATGTCGAAGCGTTCGCCCTCCACAACGCCTTCGAGGTGAACTACCCCGAAGCGATGCGCGGCGTGGTCGCCCTGGCCAACATCGGTCACGAGACCACCACGGTGAACCTGCTCGAAGACGGCGTCCCGGTCCTCACCCGCGATCTCGCGGTCGGTGTCCGGCGGCTCCGCGAAGACCTCCAGCGTGAACGCGGACTCGCGGCCGATGCCGCCGATCGCGTGGTGCGTGGCTCCGATCTCGATCCCGCGCTGGCCCCGCACGTCGCCGCCCGCGGCGAGGAAATGGCCCTCGGCATCGAACGCGCGGCCGCCTTCCTCCAGACCTCGAATCGCCCGGTCGGCGCACTCGCGCGACTCTACCTCACCGGTGGCGGTTCGCGCGTGCCCGGCCTCGCCGGGGTGCTCGCCGATCGTCTCCGCGTGCCGGTCACCCAGGCCCATCCGCTTGAGCGGCTCGATGCATCACCCGATGCTTTCGGGGAACTCAAGGTCGATGAGATTGCTCCGCTGCTGATGCTCCCAGTCGGACTCGCCCTGCGGTCGGCGGCGTGA
- a CDS encoding PilN domain-containing protein has product MITINLRPGARRQTKSGPAFAGLGARIVVITSKVKEPWLAAALTAWVGVVIFLGAVYISTATKLSTLEPQLDAARTEYSRYTDFVKQKRREENVRDSILAQIGTITSVDQERYTWPHILDDIGSALPDFTWLTEVSMLAPAGAGANNAAAAVETGVVAPVNLRIIGRTSDLQNYTAFLRRLEESPWLTNVLPVEAKTVVEGNRALTSFIIQASYTRADPAHIRTVPVIESVVR; this is encoded by the coding sequence ATGATTACAATCAACCTCCGGCCCGGTGCGCGGCGTCAGACGAAGAGCGGTCCCGCCTTCGCCGGCCTCGGTGCCCGGATCGTCGTCATCACCTCCAAGGTGAAGGAACCCTGGCTCGCCGCCGCGCTCACCGCGTGGGTCGGCGTCGTCATCTTCCTCGGCGCGGTCTACATCTCCACCGCGACCAAGCTCTCGACGCTGGAGCCGCAGCTCGATGCGGCCCGCACCGAGTATTCGCGCTACACCGACTTCGTGAAGCAGAAGCGGCGCGAAGAGAATGTCCGCGACTCGATTCTGGCCCAGATCGGCACCATCACGAGTGTCGACCAGGAGCGCTACACCTGGCCGCACATTCTCGATGACATCGGCTCGGCGCTCCCCGATTTCACCTGGCTGACCGAAGTCTCGATGCTGGCGCCTGCCGGTGCCGGCGCCAACAACGCCGCTGCCGCCGTCGAAACCGGAGTCGTTGCGCCGGTGAACCTGCGCATCATCGGTCGCACCAGCGACCTCCAGAACTACACCGCCTTCCTGCGGCGGCTCGAAGAAAGCCCGTGGCTTACCAACGTCCTCCCGGTCGAAGCGAAGACGGTGGTCGAAGGCAACCGCGCGCTCACGTCATTCATCATCCAGGCCTCGTATACCCGGGCCGACCCGGCGCACATCCGCACTGTGCCCGTCATTGAATCGGTGGTGAGGTAA
- the pilO gene encoding type 4a pilus biogenesis protein PilO encodes MADMSKSTPVMLTVIALLVGYVGYTGAGIDQLGVKGLQSRQQRVVLLTDTLTRLTAEIDTAKRDLAHGSVEDLRKRVEAYKASLGVLRTLVPEQREVNNLLDDIQIRAKVRGVTFSGFAPVAPEPGPAPYDTYTYKLSVIGHYHQVGQFLTDIASLRRIIVPGEVAIGAANQAQARALGDTTAMIEARFSIKTYVKARQLEDSTNAP; translated from the coding sequence ATGGCGGACATGTCCAAGTCCACGCCGGTGATGCTCACCGTGATTGCCCTCCTGGTGGGCTACGTTGGCTACACCGGTGCCGGCATCGACCAGCTCGGAGTGAAGGGGTTGCAGTCGCGGCAGCAGCGCGTCGTGCTCCTCACCGATACGCTCACCCGGCTCACCGCCGAGATCGACACCGCCAAGCGTGACCTGGCGCACGGTTCGGTCGAGGATCTGCGCAAGCGGGTCGAGGCCTACAAGGCGTCGCTCGGCGTGCTGCGCACCCTGGTGCCGGAGCAGCGCGAGGTCAACAACCTCCTCGACGATATCCAGATTCGCGCGAAGGTCCGCGGCGTGACGTTCTCCGGCTTCGCGCCGGTCGCGCCCGAGCCCGGCCCCGCGCCGTACGACACCTACACCTACAAGCTCTCGGTCATCGGGCACTACCATCAGGTGGGCCAGTTCCTCACCGACATCGCCTCACTCCGCCGGATCATCGTGCCGGGTGAAGTCGCGATCGGTGCGGCCAACCAGGCGCAGGCGCGCGCCCTCGGCGACACCACGGCGATGATCGAAGCCCGCTTCTCGATCAAGACCTACGTGAAGGCCCGTCAGCTGGAGGACTCCACCAATGCGCCGTGA
- a CDS encoding secretin N-terminal domain-containing protein produces MMTRSLSWMLVPMFLGTPAATLRPAPEAQVTAMSLTSSGGTARLAIAVTGKVTVKDVVYHDPDRLVLDLEGATLADLTGYDGRQRGIVTSVRQRQHLPNVVRVVLEFDRLPEFQIDRSTPGIVTVAFADSPFDTWSASNGGAKAIASDVRAPEPRAQEARAEASTAPSRNGLRVGPMAPRADDPRISVTYDKTPIEDVIYSFAKAGKRSIVTGKGISGTVSMTLEDQTWSDAFEAFLATQGLSAVVMKGGIIRVDAPGELSRLDSIEVLETRQVRLNYAKAGEMAKSVEGMITKNRGKIIPDTSSNSLIITDSRTRIENIVDFVHSLDIRTPTVSIQAKLIFVDRTDLQQLGLKYDIGTGQQFNNKLIQRTDPSTGQPYNPNTNIVNLGGNAVSGISNADALISGSALDLVFSTAIGGFSVTSFLSALERVELTDVQAVPIINTLDNRKANILSGEETPVRVIDASSFGQVNQAPRANVTFKETGIKLVATPHVTNNRQILLDLEVERSSIQALAAVDLGFTIPKQRAENHLLVNDGETAVIGGLTVTTVTRNRSGIPLLSSLPFVGNLFSFTENRENRKDLIILVMPRILDDPTPP; encoded by the coding sequence ATGATGACCCGATCACTCTCCTGGATGCTGGTGCCGATGTTCCTTGGCACGCCAGCCGCCACACTGCGCCCTGCTCCCGAAGCGCAAGTCACCGCGATGTCGCTCACGAGTAGCGGCGGTACCGCCCGACTCGCGATCGCCGTCACCGGCAAGGTCACGGTCAAGGACGTGGTCTACCACGATCCCGATCGCCTCGTGCTCGACCTCGAGGGCGCGACGCTCGCCGACCTCACCGGCTACGATGGCCGCCAGCGCGGCATCGTGACCTCGGTGCGTCAGCGGCAGCATCTGCCGAACGTCGTCCGCGTGGTGCTCGAATTCGATCGCCTGCCCGAGTTCCAGATCGATCGCTCGACGCCGGGGATCGTGACCGTCGCGTTCGCCGACTCGCCGTTCGACACCTGGTCGGCCAGCAATGGCGGCGCCAAGGCGATCGCCTCCGACGTGCGTGCCCCGGAACCGCGGGCGCAGGAAGCGCGTGCCGAGGCCTCGACGGCTCCCTCGCGGAACGGCCTCCGGGTCGGTCCGATGGCACCGCGTGCCGACGATCCACGGATCTCGGTCACCTACGACAAGACGCCGATCGAGGACGTGATCTACTCGTTCGCCAAGGCCGGCAAGCGCTCCATCGTGACCGGCAAGGGAATCAGCGGCACCGTCTCGATGACGCTCGAAGACCAGACCTGGTCGGATGCGTTCGAAGCCTTCCTCGCAACCCAGGGCCTCTCGGCCGTGGTGATGAAGGGCGGCATCATTCGCGTCGACGCCCCGGGTGAACTCTCGCGCCTCGACTCGATCGAAGTGCTGGAGACGCGCCAGGTGCGCCTGAACTACGCCAAGGCCGGCGAAATGGCGAAGTCGGTCGAAGGGATGATCACGAAGAATCGTGGCAAGATCATTCCCGACACCTCGAGCAACTCGCTGATCATCACCGATTCGCGCACGCGCATCGAGAACATCGTCGACTTCGTGCACTCGCTCGACATCCGCACGCCGACCGTGTCGATCCAGGCGAAGCTGATCTTCGTTGACCGGACCGACCTGCAGCAGCTCGGCCTCAAGTACGACATCGGTACCGGCCAGCAGTTCAACAACAAGCTGATCCAGCGGACTGACCCGAGCACCGGCCAGCCCTACAATCCGAACACCAACATCGTGAACCTCGGTGGTAATGCGGTCTCCGGCATCTCCAACGCCGACGCACTCATCTCCGGTTCGGCGCTCGACCTGGTGTTCAGCACGGCGATCGGCGGCTTCTCGGTGACCTCCTTCCTCTCCGCACTGGAGCGGGTCGAACTCACCGACGTGCAGGCCGTGCCGATCATCAACACGCTCGACAATCGCAAGGCGAACATTCTCTCCGGCGAAGAAACGCCGGTGCGAGTCATCGACGCCTCGTCGTTCGGCCAGGTCAACCAGGCGCCGCGCGCCAACGTGACCTTCAAGGAGACCGGCATCAAGCTGGTCGCCACGCCGCACGTGACCAACAACCGCCAGATCCTGCTCGATCTCGAAGTCGAGCGCTCCTCCATTCAGGCGCTGGCCGCAGTCGACCTCGGCTTCACCATCCCGAAGCAGCGGGCCGAGAACCACCTGCTGGTCAATGACGGCGAAACCGCAGTCATCGGCGGCCTCACGGTCACCACCGTGACCCGCAACCGCTCAGGGATCCCGCTGCTCTCGTCGCTGCCGTTCGTCGGCAACCTCTTCTCCTTCACGGAGAATCGCGAGAATCGCAAGGACCTCATCATCCTCGTGATGCCGCGGATCCTCGACGACCCGACGCCTCCGTGA
- the aroC gene encoding chorismate synthase, whose protein sequence is MPFRFTTAGESHGKGLVVIVEGLPAGIPIGAEAIDKDLGRRMQGYGRGARMKIEQDRIEWLAGVRAGETLGSPIAMLIHNRDWANWEDVMAAEGAGELRRRRVTRPRPGHADLVGVLKYDRLDARDILERASARETAARVAAGAVARRFLAEMGIEIGSHLVSLGGIRAQLPAVLPTPLNDASDASAVRTLDPAAEAAMITRIDQAKKDGDTLGGEMEVIARGIPVGLGSHVSWDRKLDGRLAGMLMSIPAVKGVEIGMGFEAARRPGSAVHDPIVTGSDGAGAQQAAPLHDPRAGFRRVGNNAGGLEGGMTTGEPLVVRVAMKPIATLMSPLKTVNLATGAEANAQSERSDVTAVPAMGVIAEALVALVLAEAMMEKFGGDSLAETRRNRDSYLAAAGQRWAVIQADAEPAAEEG, encoded by the coding sequence ATGCCGTTCCGTTTCACCACAGCCGGCGAATCACACGGCAAAGGCCTCGTCGTCATCGTCGAGGGTCTCCCTGCCGGTATCCCCATCGGCGCCGAAGCGATCGACAAGGATCTCGGCCGACGGATGCAGGGCTACGGCCGCGGCGCCCGGATGAAGATCGAACAGGATCGCATTGAGTGGCTCGCCGGTGTGCGCGCTGGCGAAACACTCGGCTCTCCCATCGCGATGCTGATTCACAATCGCGACTGGGCCAACTGGGAAGATGTGATGGCGGCCGAAGGCGCCGGTGAGCTGCGCCGTCGTCGCGTGACACGCCCGCGCCCCGGTCACGCGGATCTGGTGGGCGTGCTCAAATACGATCGCCTCGATGCGCGCGACATCCTCGAACGCGCTTCTGCTCGTGAAACCGCGGCGCGCGTCGCGGCCGGCGCCGTGGCACGGCGCTTCCTCGCCGAAATGGGGATCGAGATCGGCTCGCACCTCGTGTCGCTCGGCGGCATTCGTGCGCAGCTCCCTGCCGTCTTGCCGACGCCACTCAATGACGCCAGCGACGCCTCGGCCGTGCGCACGCTCGACCCCGCCGCCGAAGCAGCGATGATCACCCGCATCGACCAGGCGAAGAAGGATGGCGACACACTCGGTGGCGAGATGGAAGTCATCGCGCGTGGCATTCCCGTCGGGCTCGGCAGTCACGTGAGCTGGGATCGCAAACTCGATGGTCGCCTCGCCGGAATGCTGATGTCGATCCCCGCCGTGAAGGGCGTCGAGATCGGGATGGGCTTCGAAGCCGCGCGCAGGCCGGGGTCCGCCGTGCACGATCCTATTGTGACGGGGAGCGACGGCGCAGGGGCGCAGCAAGCCGCGCCCCTACACGACCCGCGCGCCGGGTTCCGTCGTGTTGGCAACAATGCTGGAGGTCTGGAAGGTGGCATGACCACCGGCGAGCCCCTCGTCGTCCGCGTCGCGATGAAGCCGATCGCGACGCTGATGTCGCCGCTCAAGACCGTGAATCTTGCGACCGGTGCGGAAGCGAATGCGCAGAGCGAACGTTCCGATGTCACCGCGGTGCCGGCGATGGGTGTGATTGCGGAAGCGTTGGTGGCGCTCGTGCTGGCCGAGGCGATGATGGAAAAGTTCGGCGGCGATTCACTCGCCGAGACACGGCGCAATCGCGACAGCTATCTCGCGGCGGCGGGGCAGCGCTGGGCAGTGATCCAGGCCGACGCAGAGCCGGCGGCGGAGGAAGGCTGA
- a CDS encoding shikimate kinase, whose protein sequence is MPGAGKTTVAERAATILGAGWHDLDSSIVTTAGKSVKEIFADQGEPHFRALERAAMDLALETTQIIAAGGGWAAEPGNLESVETRALIVYLSLPAEVAAARLAGSTDRPLLSDAPLEARLTELLAAREKYYRLAGVEIAVGSLSPERAAVAVAAAAKHYGGW, encoded by the coding sequence TTGCCCGGCGCGGGGAAGACCACCGTGGCCGAACGCGCGGCGACGATTCTGGGCGCCGGGTGGCACGATCTCGACTCCTCGATCGTCACCACGGCCGGGAAGAGCGTGAAGGAGATCTTCGCCGACCAGGGAGAGCCGCATTTCCGGGCGCTCGAACGGGCGGCGATGGACCTGGCGCTTGAGACAACGCAGATCATCGCGGCCGGGGGCGGCTGGGCGGCGGAACCGGGGAACCTCGAGTCGGTTGAGACCCGGGCGCTGATCGTCTATCTGTCGCTGCCGGCCGAGGTGGCCGCAGCCCGGCTCGCCGGCTCTACCGATCGCCCGCTCCTCTCCGATGCTCCTCTCGAGGCGCGGCTGACGGAGCTCCTCGCGGCCCGGGAGAAGTATTACCGGCTCGCCGGGGTCGAAATCGCGGTCGGCTCCCTTTCGCCGGAGCGCGCCGCCGTCGCGGTGGCCGCTGCCGCGAAGCACTACGGCGGCTGGTAA
- the trmFO gene encoding methylenetetrahydrofolate--tRNA-(uracil(54)-C(5))-methyltransferase (FADH(2)-oxidizing) TrmFO, translating into MSGTTRHATVVGGGLAGSEAAWALAERGISVTLVEMRPVVKTQAHQTDRIGELVCSNSFKSVELENAHGLLKAELRDLGSILLPIADLARVPGGAALAVDREVFSTLVNEKIQSHPLITIAREESVALPSPGIVATGPLTSDALAAAIAERLGTGALAFYDAIAPIMSAESLDMDVLYAKSRWGKGDGDDYLNAPMDKEQYEAFIDALTAADQFHGHEFDAVPYFEGCLPVEEMAKRGRETLRFGPMKPIGLHHPVTNLEPYAAVQLRREDKAAQMWNLVGFQTRLRIPEQIRVLRSIPGLANAEFLRYGSIHRNSYINSPGSLGPSLQARDGAPLFFAGQLTGVEGYTESLGTGLLAGINLARVMNGEAVVAPPPTTMLGALLRYLREADPKHFQPMNANFGLVEPLEGRVKKDQKKALLVERARRDFAAWRATV; encoded by the coding sequence GTGAGCGGCACCACCCGCCACGCCACGGTGGTTGGCGGCGGACTCGCAGGATCCGAAGCCGCCTGGGCGCTCGCCGAGCGCGGCATCAGCGTCACGCTGGTCGAGATGCGCCCGGTTGTGAAGACCCAGGCGCACCAGACCGACCGGATCGGCGAACTCGTCTGCAGCAACTCCTTCAAGTCAGTCGAACTCGAGAACGCGCACGGGCTGCTCAAGGCCGAGCTGCGTGACTTGGGCTCCATCCTGCTGCCGATCGCCGATCTCGCCCGCGTGCCGGGTGGTGCGGCGCTCGCCGTCGATCGCGAAGTCTTCTCCACGCTCGTCAACGAGAAGATCCAGTCGCATCCGCTGATCACCATCGCGCGTGAAGAGTCGGTCGCGCTGCCATCGCCGGGCATCGTCGCCACCGGCCCGCTGACGAGCGACGCGCTCGCCGCTGCGATCGCCGAGCGCCTCGGCACCGGCGCCCTCGCCTTCTACGATGCCATCGCGCCGATCATGAGTGCCGAATCGCTCGACATGGACGTGCTCTACGCCAAGTCGCGCTGGGGCAAGGGCGACGGCGATGACTATCTCAACGCGCCGATGGACAAGGAGCAGTACGAGGCCTTCATCGACGCCCTCACTGCGGCCGATCAGTTCCACGGCCACGAGTTCGATGCGGTGCCGTACTTCGAAGGGTGCCTGCCGGTGGAGGAGATGGCGAAGCGTGGCCGCGAGACGCTGCGCTTCGGCCCGATGAAGCCGATCGGCCTGCATCACCCGGTGACGAACCTCGAGCCCTACGCGGCCGTGCAGCTCCGCCGCGAAGACAAGGCCGCGCAGATGTGGAACCTCGTCGGCTTCCAGACCCGCTTGCGCATTCCCGAACAGATTCGCGTGCTGCGGAGCATTCCGGGATTGGCCAACGCCGAGTTCCTGCGCTACGGCTCCATCCATCGCAACTCGTACATCAACTCGCCCGGATCGCTGGGGCCATCGTTGCAGGCACGCGATGGCGCGCCGCTCTTCTTCGCGGGGCAGCTGACTGGTGTGGAGGGGTACACCGAGTCGCTCGGCACCGGCCTCCTCGCGGGAATCAACCTCGCGCGAGTGATGAATGGCGAAGCAGTGGTGGCGCCACCGCCGACCACGATGCTCGGCGCGCTGTTGCGCTACTTGCGCGAGGCCGACCCGAAGCACTTCCAGCCGATGAATGCGAACTTCGGCCTGGTGGAGCCGCTCGAGGGGCGCGTCAAGAAGGATCAGAAGAAGGCGTTGCTGGTGGAGCGCGCACGGCGCGATTTCGCGGCGTGGCGAGCAACGGTGTGA
- a CDS encoding tyrosine recombinase XerC: MASNGVTRERITEFLTHLEKARDNSPHTISAYRRDLDAFADFLDRRHGGATWSFTTVDRLALRGFLAEMDRRGLAKRSAARTLSAVRSFYKWLHVHHDVDIPAIRAARLPRLEKRLPTYLLTEQVTALFKVAEGLAETGEVDAMRDLAMLELFYSSGLRLSELRMLDVGNLDLLSDQVKVLGKGRKERIVPVGTRASIALRKYLQAREPLAGLPGAERRAVFIGRRGKRLSAVTVQRRMHKLYDAIGAKEMRTHSMRHTFATHLLDAGADLRAVQELLGHASLSTTQIYTHTSVERLKQVYRDAHPRAK; the protein is encoded by the coding sequence GTGGCGAGCAACGGTGTGACGCGCGAGCGGATCACCGAATTCCTCACCCACCTCGAGAAGGCGCGCGACAACTCGCCCCACACCATCTCGGCCTATCGCCGCGACCTCGACGCCTTCGCCGACTTTCTCGACCGGCGGCACGGTGGCGCCACCTGGAGCTTCACCACCGTCGACCGACTCGCGCTGCGCGGCTTCCTCGCCGAGATGGATCGGCGCGGGCTGGCGAAGCGGAGCGCGGCGCGGACGTTGTCGGCGGTGCGGTCGTTCTACAAGTGGCTGCACGTGCATCACGACGTCGATATCCCGGCAATCCGCGCGGCGCGGTTGCCGCGACTCGAAAAGCGTCTGCCGACCTACCTCCTCACCGAGCAGGTCACGGCGCTTTTCAAGGTCGCCGAGGGGCTCGCCGAGACGGGAGAGGTCGATGCGATGCGCGACCTCGCGATGCTGGAGCTCTTCTATTCGTCGGGGCTCCGTCTCTCGGAATTGCGGATGCTCGACGTCGGCAACCTCGATCTGCTGAGTGACCAGGTGAAGGTGCTGGGGAAGGGGCGGAAGGAGCGGATCGTCCCGGTGGGGACCCGGGCGTCGATTGCGCTCCGGAAGTACCTTCAGGCGAGGGAGCCGCTGGCGGGGCTGCCGGGGGCCGAGCGGCGGGCGGTCTTCATTGGCCGTCGCGGCAAGCGGCTCAGTGCGGTCACCGTCCAGCGACGGATGCACAAGCTCTACGATGCCATTGGCGCCAAGGAGATGCGCACCCACTCGATGCGCCACACCTTCGCGACGCACCTGCTCGATGCCGGAGCAGATTTGCGGGCGGTGCAGGAGCTGTTGGGGCATGCATCGTTGAGCACGACGCAGATCTACACGCATACGAGTGTCGAGCGGCTGAAGCAGGTGTATCGGGATGCGCATCCGAGGGCGAAGTAA
- the hslV gene encoding ATP-dependent protease subunit HslV: MSVEFHGTTILAVRKNGRVALGGDGQVSIGDTIMKSQATKVRALKGGRILAGFAGSVADALTLFERFEEKFDRYPGNLTRAATELAKDWRGDRYLRRLEALLIVADIDHVFLLSGTGELIEPDDGVLGIGSGGTFALAAARALLPDERLSAKEIVQRSLEIAADICVYTNRHLTVLELPA, encoded by the coding sequence ATGAGCGTTGAATTCCACGGCACCACCATCCTCGCCGTCCGCAAGAACGGCCGCGTCGCCCTCGGCGGCGACGGCCAGGTCAGCATCGGCGACACCATCATGAAGTCGCAGGCGACCAAGGTGCGCGCGCTCAAGGGCGGTCGCATCCTCGCCGGCTTCGCCGGGTCGGTTGCCGATGCGCTGACACTCTTCGAGCGCTTTGAGGAAAAGTTCGATCGCTACCCCGGCAACCTCACGCGGGCCGCGACCGAACTCGCGAAGGACTGGCGTGGCGATCGCTACCTGCGCCGGCTCGAGGCGCTGCTGATCGTCGCCGACATCGATCACGTCTTCCTGCTCAGCGGCACCGGCGAGCTGATCGAGCCCGATGATGGCGTGCTGGGCATTGGCTCCGGCGGCACCTTCGCACTCGCTGCCGCGCGCGCGTTGCTGCCCGATGAGCGCCTCAGTGCCAAGGAGATCGTCCAGCGTTCGCTCGAGATCGCTGCCGACATCTGCGTCTACACCAATCGTCACCTGACCGTGCTGGAGTTGCCCGCTTGA